A genomic stretch from Syntrophus gentianae includes:
- a CDS encoding MBL fold metallo-hydrolase — protein MAVKPYRIIPTECMNVSHRKTVPAAMILLLLLLLASCILPIRTFDEQRWRAQVDSTDPALLYAPHLEDGRYFNPWMPMHRGFGDFLRWQLSERTLYSPEEEEEVPRVLSDLPERIRSTPGDFIAWIGHATFLIRINGVYWITDPIFSERALLPKRKTPPGLSLEEFAALPGKKNVLISHSHYDHLDSNSIRRLPADTRVYVPLGLKALMNDLGKQDVVEMDWWQAVSCGDRCQVVCLPAQHWSRRITQTTDTTLWASFLLVTSDRKIYYGGDSGYFIGYREIGRRYPGIDYALLPVTAYDPRWFMHYAHLDAREALDAFRDLGARYFIPTQWGTFRLGDEPIGQVPSSLSKAALSTGTDPARIIVMGIGQLLPTDSRDPKL, from the coding sequence GTGGCAGTGAAGCCTTATCGAATCATCCCGACTGAGTGCATGAACGTTTCTCATCGAAAAACCGTCCCTGCGGCCATGATCCTTTTGCTGTTGCTGCTGCTGGCTTCCTGCATCTTGCCCATCAGGACCTTCGATGAACAGAGGTGGCGGGCGCAAGTGGATTCCACAGACCCGGCGCTTCTCTATGCCCCGCACCTGGAAGACGGCCGCTATTTCAATCCCTGGATGCCCATGCATAGGGGTTTCGGTGATTTTTTGCGCTGGCAGCTCTCCGAAAGGACCCTCTATTCTCCGGAGGAGGAAGAGGAGGTCCCCCGGGTCTTATCGGACCTCCCTGAGCGCATCCGGTCAACCCCGGGCGATTTTATCGCCTGGATCGGCCATGCGACATTCCTGATCAGAATCAACGGGGTATATTGGATCACAGATCCGATCTTTTCGGAGCGGGCACTGCTGCCGAAGCGAAAAACCCCGCCGGGCCTCTCCCTCGAAGAGTTTGCGGCTCTTCCTGGTAAGAAAAATGTGCTGATTTCCCACAGTCACTACGATCATCTGGATTCCAACAGCATCCGGCGTCTCCCCGCCGACACGCGGGTCTATGTCCCCCTGGGGCTCAAGGCCCTGATGAATGATCTCGGAAAGCAGGACGTGGTGGAAATGGACTGGTGGCAGGCGGTTTCCTGCGGCGACCGCTGCCAGGTGGTTTGTCTTCCCGCCCAGCACTGGTCGAGAAGGATCACTCAAACCACAGATACCACCCTGTGGGCGAGTTTTCTGCTGGTGACCTCCGACCGGAAAATCTATTATGGAGGAGACAGCGGCTACTTTATCGGCTACCGGGAGATCGGACGCCGCTATCCCGGCATCGATTACGCCCTGTTGCCCGTCACCGCCTATGACCCGCGCTGGTTTATGCACTATGCCCACTTGGATGCCCGGGAGGCCCTCGATGCCTTCCGTGACCTGGGAGCCCGTTACTTTATCCCGACCCAATGGGGAACCTTTCGGCTGGGAGACGAACCGATCGGGCAAGTTCCTTCATCGTTGTCCAAGGCCGCGCTATCCACCGGCACCGATCCGGCCCGGATCATCGTCATGGGCATCGGCCAGCTTTTACCTACCGACAGTCGAGATCCAAAGTTGTAA
- a CDS encoding pyridoxamine 5'-phosphate oxidase family protein, which translates to MMTLKEYFDNAKGYGMLATADSAGKVNAAVYARPHVMDEKTVAFIMAERLTHENLKSNPWATYLFMEAGGGWSGKRVYLKKLKEEQNEELIQEICRKCDYSRYDVKNRFIVYFNVENVLPLIGSQEVL; encoded by the coding sequence ATGATGACGCTGAAAGAATATTTCGATAACGCAAAGGGATACGGGATGCTGGCAACGGCAGACAGCGCTGGGAAGGTGAATGCGGCTGTTTACGCCCGACCGCATGTCATGGATGAAAAAACGGTTGCCTTTATTATGGCTGAGCGGTTAACCCACGAGAACCTCAAGTCGAACCCTTGGGCCACCTATCTTTTCATGGAGGCGGGAGGGGGATGGTCCGGCAAGAGGGTTTATCTGAAAAAACTGAAGGAAGAGCAAAACGAGGAGCTCATTCAGGAGATTTGCCGGAAGTGTGATTATTCCCGTTATGACGTCAAGAACCGGTTTATCGTGTATTTCAACGTCGAGAACGTATTGCCGCTGATCGGAAGCCAGGAGGTCCTTTGA
- a CDS encoding DUF2177 family protein, producing the protein MPMLSYAKLYVISLFIFIVVDLIWIAGIMKNFYRLQLGPLSRMTGGSMSPNIPSSILVWMLIVLGLILFVLPRIPRTGSGVEGVLWGALFGLVVYGVYDLTNYALLKDWPLSMTIVDMLWGMVACGISGFIVGHLARRLL; encoded by the coding sequence ATGCCGATGTTATCCTATGCAAAACTCTATGTCATCAGCCTATTTATTTTCATCGTTGTTGATCTCATCTGGATTGCGGGGATCATGAAGAATTTTTACCGGTTGCAATTGGGACCCTTGTCCAGGATGACGGGCGGAAGCATGAGTCCGAACATTCCCTCCAGCATCCTTGTTTGGATGCTCATTGTCCTTGGCTTGATCCTTTTCGTTCTACCGAGGATTCCAAGAACAGGATCCGGTGTCGAGGGTGTTCTCTGGGGGGCCCTGTTTGGCCTTGTTGTATATGGAGTTTATGATCTCACAAATTACGCTCTCTTGAAAGATTGGCCCCTTTCCATGACGATTGTCGATATGCTTTGGGGCATGGTCGCCTGCGGAATTTCCGGTTTTATTGTCGGGCATCTG